In bacterium, the following proteins share a genomic window:
- a CDS encoding HNH endonuclease, protein MNRTIVLPSFAPDQAAEQVDSALRQALAACDSARECAVLWFAEVQRRALYRELGHASLELYATQALGFSLNRYWQFKRLADDLDRLPVLREAVATGTIGWTKAQQVARVATTQTQVAWVAKAATTGRRELAREVQAARTAARRSADPGQLEMQPARTPEVAPPVTTISLRADALQLARFEALIEKARKLRVAGPGVDRVDLVLAGLEALLSAEPAGDEASEQTRPKHGHSPVQVVVHQCPDCAAATVVTGRGERPLAPAQVEALACDARVQEPGRPNRATIPPSVRAAVLARDRHRCATPGCRSTMFLEVHHVVSRLRGGSNRADNLVTLCSRCHAFAHEQRGTCAGACAGDAAPVGGL, encoded by the coding sequence ATGAACCGGACCATCGTCTTGCCGTCATTTGCTCCCGATCAGGCCGCCGAACAGGTCGATTCCGCGTTGCGCCAGGCCCTGGCTGCCTGCGACAGCGCGCGCGAGTGCGCCGTGCTGTGGTTCGCGGAGGTGCAGCGCCGGGCGCTGTATCGCGAACTGGGTCATGCCAGTCTCGAGCTGTATGCGACGCAGGCGCTCGGCTTCAGCCTGAACCGCTACTGGCAGTTCAAGCGGCTGGCCGATGACCTCGACCGCCTGCCCGTGCTGCGCGAAGCGGTGGCCACGGGCACGATAGGCTGGACGAAGGCGCAGCAGGTGGCCCGCGTGGCCACGACGCAGACGCAGGTCGCGTGGGTGGCCAAGGCGGCCACGACCGGGCGGCGCGAGCTGGCGCGCGAGGTGCAGGCGGCGCGCACTGCTGCCAGGCGGTCGGCGGATCCCGGCCAGCTGGAGATGCAGCCGGCACGCACACCGGAAGTGGCTCCGCCCGTGACGACGATCTCGCTGCGCGCCGACGCCCTGCAGCTGGCGCGGTTCGAGGCGCTGATCGAAAAGGCGCGCAAGCTGCGCGTGGCGGGGCCGGGCGTGGACCGCGTGGACCTGGTGCTGGCCGGGTTGGAGGCGCTGCTTTCAGCAGAGCCGGCCGGCGATGAGGCGAGCGAACAGACTCGGCCAAAGCACGGCCACTCGCCGGTGCAGGTCGTGGTGCATCAGTGCCCTGACTGCGCGGCCGCGACCGTCGTGACCGGACGCGGCGAGCGCCCACTTGCGCCGGCGCAAGTGGAAGCGCTGGCGTGTGACGCGCGCGTGCAGGAGCCGGGGCGTCCCAACCGGGCGACGATTCCGCCTTCGGTGCGGGCGGCGGTGCTGGCGCGCGATCGGCACCGGTGCGCCACGCCGGGCTGTCGGTCGACGATGTTTCTGGAAGTGCATCATGTGGTGTCGCGCCTGCGTGGCGGGTCGAACCGGGCGGATAATCTGGTCACGCTTTGCAGCCGGTGTCATGCGTTTGCGCATGAGCAGCGGGGGACTTGCGCCGGCGCATGTGCAGGCGACGCGGCGCCGGTGGGCGGGCTCTAG
- the truB gene encoding tRNA pseudouridine(55) synthase TruB: MSADPRLGGLLLADKPAGVTSRAVAAKALYELTQSYPHLRARRRRGAEPGDARFRIGHAGTLDPLATGLLILLLGRASRLSPYLLGLDKTYLATVRLGSSTDTLDADGAVTGTAPPPASPAELEAALPLFTGLIQQVPPIYSAIKRDGRSLHIAARAGLEVAEPPARPVTIHRLVITGARWDLPQPELDLEVSCSSGTYIRSLVRDLALATGSLGHLAALRRATVGSFHVDDAMSGVMESGGEALAAHIIAPYAALPHLPSLPLTAEQARSVRNGRQPTADLFAGLPAGCDMVQLRTDDDLVAIAVPGADGVWKLDTVMPAVPVKDDPSCA; the protein is encoded by the coding sequence ATGAGCGCGGACCCGCGCCTGGGCGGGTTGCTGCTGGCCGACAAGCCGGCCGGCGTCACCTCGCGCGCGGTGGCCGCGAAGGCCCTCTACGAACTGACGCAGAGCTATCCGCACCTGCGCGCGCGTCGGCGTCGCGGCGCCGAGCCGGGCGATGCGCGCTTCCGCATCGGCCATGCCGGCACACTCGACCCGCTGGCCACGGGCCTGCTGATCCTGCTTCTGGGGCGCGCCTCGCGCCTGTCGCCTTACCTGCTCGGCCTGGACAAGACCTACCTGGCCACCGTGCGCCTGGGCTCGTCGACCGACACGCTCGACGCCGACGGCGCCGTGACCGGCACCGCCCCGCCGCCTGCCTCGCCGGCCGAGCTGGAGGCGGCGCTGCCCCTGTTCACCGGCCTCATCCAGCAGGTGCCGCCCATCTACAGCGCCATCAAGCGCGACGGCCGCAGCCTGCACATCGCCGCGCGCGCGGGCCTCGAGGTTGCCGAGCCGCCGGCGCGCCCGGTCACGATCCATCGGCTGGTCATCACCGGCGCGCGCTGGGACCTGCCGCAGCCGGAGCTGGACCTGGAGGTCTCGTGCTCGAGCGGCACGTACATCCGCTCGCTGGTGCGCGACCTGGCGCTGGCCACCGGTTCGCTGGGGCACCTGGCGGCGCTGCGGCGCGCCACGGTGGGCTCTTTTCATGTCGACGATGCGATGTCCGGTGTGATGGAATCGGGCGGCGAGGCGCTGGCTGCGCACATCATCGCGCCGTACGCGGCGCTGCCGCACCTGCCGTCGCTCCCGCTCACGGCCGAACAGGCGCGCTCGGTGCGCAACGGACGGCAGCCGACCGCCGACCTGTTCGCCGGCCTGCCGGCCGGCTGCGACATGGTGCAGCTGCGCACCGACGACGACCTGGTGGCGATCGCCGTCCCGGGCGCCGATGGTGTCTGGAAGCTGGACACGGTGATGCCGGCCGTGCCGGTGAAGGATGACCCGTCATGCGCATGA
- a CDS encoding translation initiation factor IF-2 N-terminal domain-containing protein, with protein MLRKLRVYELGRHYGVDSKQIMALLQKMKVEAKSHMSVIEDEDVDKVHAVFQRKRELARENYARSHGLNPDQLKNVAALKPLEKPVPSDEPEPEVKVTKKKVTKKKVVAKQKVLVIKKAGQATAVSKKAQAEKDAQEQARQAEIDRRKEDERKREAELAQKREEHAAERQVKARLVKKVDLPKVEEPVAAPVPEPEVPVIEPVEVAIEAAEAPVAEAPVEGATDDAASAEAAPAAPAPAPGAAPAGAPVAAHPLDRLGTKKNDGFKLGDIVRAAPPARAASGTAPGGTTTIGGAAGAAGAAGSVSSETVRDSIKAAIQRRRDEADARELNARTKRARKKKKKVDEAEVQRAVKQTMAALGAGAGKKKRRKGGETEDDEPVEITLLKLTEFITVQELADKLQVKSQELIGKLFSVGIMATINQRLRRPASSCWLPSTIAKSSSSPSTARKCSRSPRSRKRTWWIVRRS; from the coding sequence AGCAAGCAGATCATGGCCTTGCTCCAGAAGATGAAGGTGGAGGCCAAGAGCCACATGAGCGTCATCGAAGACGAGGATGTGGACAAGGTCCACGCCGTCTTCCAGCGCAAGCGTGAACTCGCGCGCGAGAACTACGCGCGCTCGCACGGGCTGAACCCCGACCAGTTGAAGAACGTGGCCGCGCTCAAGCCGCTCGAGAAGCCGGTGCCTTCCGACGAGCCGGAGCCCGAGGTCAAGGTCACCAAGAAGAAGGTGACCAAGAAGAAGGTCGTGGCCAAGCAGAAGGTGCTGGTCATCAAGAAGGCCGGCCAGGCGACTGCCGTCTCCAAGAAGGCGCAGGCCGAGAAGGACGCGCAGGAGCAGGCGCGCCAGGCCGAGATCGACCGCCGCAAGGAAGATGAGCGCAAGCGCGAGGCCGAGCTGGCCCAGAAGCGCGAGGAGCACGCCGCCGAGCGCCAGGTGAAGGCGCGGCTGGTGAAGAAGGTCGACCTGCCGAAGGTCGAGGAGCCCGTTGCGGCCCCCGTGCCCGAGCCCGAGGTGCCGGTCATCGAGCCGGTCGAGGTCGCGATCGAGGCAGCCGAGGCCCCCGTGGCCGAGGCTCCTGTCGAGGGTGCGACCGACGACGCGGCGTCCGCCGAAGCGGCGCCGGCTGCCCCTGCCCCTGCGCCCGGTGCGGCGCCGGCAGGTGCGCCCGTGGCGGCCCATCCGCTGGATCGCCTGGGCACGAAGAAGAACGACGGATTCAAGCTGGGTGACATCGTTCGTGCGGCGCCGCCGGCGCGAGCTGCTTCCGGCACCGCACCCGGCGGCACGACGACCATTGGCGGTGCTGCCGGTGCGGCCGGCGCGGCCGGATCGGTCTCCAGCGAGACGGTGCGCGACTCGATCAAGGCGGCCATCCAGCGCCGTCGTGACGAGGCCGACGCCCGTGAGCTCAACGCGAGGACCAAGCGGGCCCGCAAGAAGAAGAAGAAGGTCGACGAGGCTGAAGTACAGCGCGCCGTCAAGCAGACCATGGCGGCACTGGGTGCAGGCGCCGGGAAGAAGAAACGTCGCAAGGGCGGCGAAACGGAAGACGACGAACCGGTGGAGATCACCCTGCTCAAGCTGACCGAGTTCATTACCGTCCAGGAGCTGGCCGACAAGCTCCAGGTCAAGTCCCAGGAACTGATCGGCAAGCTGTTCAGCGTGGGCATCATGGCCACCATCAACCAGCGCCTGAGAAGACCAGCATCGAGCTGCTGGCTGCCGAGTACGATCGCGAAGTCGAGTTCCTCTCCGAGTACGGCGAGGAAGTGCTCGAGGTCGCCGAGGTCAAGGAAGAGGACCTGGTGGATCGTCCGCCGGTCGTGA
- the infB gene encoding translation initiation factor IF-2, which produces MLEVAEVKEEDLVDRPPVVTVMGHVDHGKTSLLDRIRHTNVIAGEAGGITQHIGAYTVATEKGPITFLDTPGHAAFTAMRARGAQVTDIVILIVAADDRVMPQTVEAISHAKAAGVPMIVAINKIDLPGARPDLVKHELLQHGIAVEEFGGATMIAEISAKKGIGIEALLDLIHLQAEVLELKASPKGPARGIVIEAKKEQGRGVVFTVLVEHGTLKMGDNFLAGMVDGKVRALQDERGKTMKVVMPGEPCEVLGASAVPEAGDRFYVLESEREARELAAKRRSLQRQQKLVGPKQVIDLDNLAALMTAGDLKELPIIIKGDVAGSVEALADQLMELNTAEVQIRIMHKAVGAVSESDVLLAANVGAMIIGFHLRPGAAIQDLAKRHNVTIEVFDIIYEVVDTLKKAMAGLLGSIKREVSTGRAQVRAVFRIPKVGSVAGSMVLDGVIKRNSRARLVRNEIVVFEGKVNSLKRFKEDTKEVATGYECGIGLENFYDIEEGDVLECYEIEEIKRTEL; this is translated from the coding sequence GTGCTCGAGGTCGCCGAGGTCAAGGAAGAGGACCTGGTGGATCGTCCGCCGGTCGTGACCGTGATGGGTCACGTCGACCACGGCAAGACGTCGCTGCTGGACCGGATCCGCCACACGAACGTGATCGCGGGCGAGGCCGGCGGCATCACGCAGCACATCGGCGCCTACACCGTGGCGACCGAGAAGGGCCCGATCACGTTCCTGGATACCCCGGGCCACGCGGCGTTCACCGCCATGCGCGCCCGCGGCGCCCAGGTGACGGACATCGTCATCCTGATCGTGGCGGCCGACGACCGTGTCATGCCGCAGACGGTCGAGGCCATCTCGCACGCGAAGGCGGCGGGTGTGCCCATGATCGTGGCGATCAACAAGATCGACCTGCCGGGCGCCCGTCCGGACCTGGTGAAGCACGAACTGCTGCAGCACGGCATCGCCGTGGAAGAGTTCGGCGGCGCCACGATGATTGCCGAGATCTCGGCCAAGAAGGGCATCGGCATCGAGGCCCTGCTCGACCTGATCCACCTGCAGGCCGAGGTGCTGGAGCTGAAGGCCAGCCCGAAGGGGCCGGCGCGCGGCATCGTGATCGAGGCCAAGAAGGAACAGGGCCGGGGCGTCGTCTTCACCGTGCTGGTGGAGCATGGGACCCTGAAGATGGGCGACAACTTCCTGGCCGGCATGGTCGACGGCAAGGTGCGCGCCCTGCAGGACGAGCGCGGCAAGACGATGAAGGTCGTCATGCCGGGCGAGCCCTGTGAGGTGCTGGGCGCCTCGGCGGTGCCCGAGGCCGGCGACCGCTTCTACGTGCTCGAGTCGGAGCGCGAGGCCCGCGAGCTGGCGGCCAAGCGTCGCAGCCTGCAGCGCCAGCAGAAGCTGGTCGGTCCGAAGCAGGTCATCGACCTGGACAACCTGGCGGCCCTGATGACCGCCGGCGACCTCAAGGAACTGCCGATCATCATCAAGGGCGACGTGGCCGGTTCGGTCGAAGCCCTTGCCGACCAGCTCATGGAGCTGAACACCGCCGAGGTGCAGATCCGCATCATGCACAAGGCCGTGGGCGCGGTTTCGGAATCGGACGTGCTGCTGGCCGCGAACGTGGGCGCCATGATCATCGGCTTCCACCTGCGTCCGGGCGCGGCGATCCAGGACCTGGCCAAGCGGCACAACGTGACCATCGAAGTGTTCGACATCATCTACGAGGTCGTCGACACGCTGAAGAAGGCCATGGCCGGCCTGCTCGGCAGCATCAAGCGCGAGGTTTCGACCGGTCGCGCCCAGGTGCGCGCCGTGTTCCGGATCCCGAAGGTCGGCTCGGTGGCCGGCTCGATGGTGCTGGACGGCGTGATCAAGCGCAACTCGCGCGCCCGCCTGGTGCGCAACGAGATCGTGGTCTTCGAGGGCAAGGTCAACTCACTGAAGCGCTTCAAGGAAGACACGAAGGAAGTGGCCACCGGCTACGAGTGCGGCATCGGGCTCGAGAACTTCTACGACATCGAAGAGGGCGACGTGCTCGAGTGCTACGAGATCGAAGAGATCAAGCGCACCGAGTTGTAG
- a CDS encoding VOC family protein, producing MARITGIGGIFFKSQGDSAALATWYQTHLGLKLEDFGGAILRWPEDKAEDKGLTVWCLAKRDSQWFSPSQSSFMVNYRVDNLGEMLEQLKAAGVEVLQGPESAENGKFAWIMDPDGNKVELWEPMAWDPKNKGA from the coding sequence ATGGCCAGGATCACCGGTATCGGCGGCATCTTCTTCAAGAGCCAGGGCGACAGCGCCGCGCTGGCGACATGGTATCAAACTCATCTGGGCCTCAAGTTGGAAGACTTCGGCGGCGCCATCCTGAGGTGGCCCGAGGACAAGGCCGAGGACAAGGGCCTGACGGTGTGGTGCCTCGCGAAGCGGGACAGCCAGTGGTTCAGTCCCAGCCAGTCCTCGTTCATGGTGAACTACCGCGTCGACAACCTGGGCGAGATGCTGGAGCAGCTGAAGGCCGCCGGCGTGGAAGTGCTGCAGGGGCCGGAGTCGGCCGAGAACGGCAAGTTCGCCTGGATCATGGATCCGGACGGGAACAAGGTCGAGCTGTGGGAGCCGATGGCGTGGGATCCGAAGAACAAGGGTGCGTGA
- the rbfA gene encoding 30S ribosome-binding factor RbfA, whose protein sequence is MDPYRTNKMTHAILEVLSDLLQQQVKDPRVGFVTLGGVKLNRDHSVAEVYFTVMGEGADPAQSLEGLKKARGFLQSRLGKTLGMRSTPELRFIYDESLTRSEALDGLLNELKGKGEFLTEEQKRRRLCLDDLTPPAHLLTALRLARVVWVVPHHNPDPDAMGSALALGEALAAMGREVRVLGYPDAPVGLVDLPGFGDLLNSDDAPAAFTAAPPDTVVLVDCHRIDRTGPLEETLARCETRLAIDHHLVSGRRAPEPGWIEARSCSTCTLIHQVVSELAKGTIDPEALEGEVDPEDDAPFEMTVSMATNMYAGLVNDTGGFRFDNTAPFSFELARRLSAMGVDTALVAAQTLHRYRRAGIELMQRVLATSQWYAQGRILALHPTRQMLTETGGSMTDTEGFVNIATAVDGVRFVIFLKEIGDDPWRASLRVRGEGDVQQVAARYGGGGHRAAAGCTIEGELNEVVDDLVAQLAAMPRA, encoded by the coding sequence GTGGATCCTTACCGGACCAACAAGATGACGCACGCGATCCTCGAGGTGCTTTCGGATTTGCTGCAGCAGCAGGTCAAGGACCCGCGGGTGGGGTTCGTGACCCTTGGCGGCGTCAAGCTGAACCGCGACCACTCGGTGGCCGAGGTGTACTTCACGGTGATGGGCGAAGGGGCCGACCCGGCGCAGTCGCTGGAAGGGCTGAAGAAGGCGCGCGGGTTCCTGCAGTCGCGGCTGGGCAAGACGCTCGGCATGCGCTCGACGCCGGAGCTGCGGTTCATCTATGACGAGTCGCTCACGCGCAGCGAGGCCCTCGACGGCCTGCTCAATGAACTGAAGGGCAAGGGCGAGTTCCTCACCGAGGAGCAGAAGCGCCGCCGCCTGTGCCTGGACGACCTGACCCCGCCGGCCCACCTGCTGACGGCGCTGCGCCTGGCGCGCGTGGTCTGGGTGGTGCCGCACCACAATCCCGATCCCGACGCCATGGGCAGCGCCCTGGCCCTGGGCGAGGCCCTGGCGGCGATGGGCCGCGAGGTGCGCGTGCTGGGTTATCCCGACGCGCCGGTCGGCCTGGTCGACCTGCCCGGCTTCGGCGACCTGCTCAACAGCGACGACGCCCCGGCCGCGTTCACCGCCGCGCCGCCCGACACGGTGGTGCTGGTGGACTGCCACCGCATCGACCGCACGGGTCCGCTCGAGGAGACGCTGGCGCGCTGCGAAACGCGTCTGGCCATCGACCACCACCTGGTGAGCGGGCGCCGCGCGCCCGAGCCGGGCTGGATCGAGGCGCGTTCGTGCTCCACCTGCACGCTCATCCACCAGGTGGTGAGCGAGCTGGCCAAGGGCACCATCGATCCCGAGGCGCTTGAGGGCGAGGTCGACCCCGAAGACGACGCCCCGTTCGAGATGACCGTCAGCATGGCGACGAACATGTACGCCGGCCTGGTCAACGACACGGGCGGGTTCCGCTTCGACAACACGGCGCCGTTCAGCTTCGAGCTGGCGCGTCGCCTTTCGGCCATGGGCGTGGACACGGCGCTGGTGGCGGCGCAGACGCTGCACCGTTATCGCCGCGCAGGCATCGAGCTGATGCAGCGCGTGCTGGCCACGTCCCAGTGGTACGCCCAGGGCCGCATCCTGGCCCTGCATCCCACGCGGCAGATGCTGACCGAGACCGGCGGCTCGATGACCGACACCGAGGGCTTCGTCAACATCGCCACCGCGGTGGACGGCGTGCGCTTCGTCATCTTCCTGAAGGAGATCGGCGACGACCCCTGGCGCGCCTCGCTGCGCGTGCGCGGCGAGGGCGACGTGCAGCAGGTGGCCGCGCGGTACGGCGGCGGCGGGCATCGTGCCGCGGCCGGCTGCACCATCGAGGGCGAATTGAACGAAGTGGTCGACGACCTGGTCGCGCAGCTTGCGGCCATGCCCCGCGCATGA
- a CDS encoding bifunctional riboflavin kinase/FMN adenylyltransferase has product MRMIRLSEQYVSELIDGRIGRRGPQLPGSALAIGSFDGLHRGHQELLRGVLSAQERLGLGAAGVFTFTQHPRQTLDPGSAPFLLTTWREKLAVLKELGCPVVIAADFCPQLSRLGYREFVGRFLVGYLGMKHLVAGHDVHLGAGREGNAQTLEALGQELGFSLEVFPAVKADGQVVSSSAIRRAVTAGDMKVAAAMLGRPYALWGEVTPGDRRGREIGYPTANLVPLDALKLLPQTGVYAVRVQVPGDCAPAGGPGQLARVTESLPEVDRNGELLSAAPGDWAVFGGMLNYGFVPTFHGGGLPQPRIEANIFGFDGNLRGRNVKVEWIERLRGEATFAGVDALTTQLAKDGTAARRVLGLA; this is encoded by the coding sequence ATGCGCATGATCCGCCTGAGCGAACAGTACGTGAGCGAACTGATCGACGGCCGCATCGGCCGCCGCGGCCCGCAGCTGCCGGGCAGTGCGCTGGCCATCGGCTCGTTCGACGGCCTGCACCGCGGCCACCAGGAACTGCTTCGCGGCGTGCTGTCCGCGCAGGAGCGACTGGGCCTGGGCGCCGCCGGCGTCTTCACGTTCACGCAGCATCCCCGGCAGACGCTCGACCCCGGCAGTGCGCCCTTCCTGCTCACCACCTGGCGCGAGAAGCTGGCGGTGCTGAAGGAACTGGGCTGCCCGGTGGTGATCGCGGCCGACTTCTGCCCGCAGCTGTCGCGCCTGGGTTATCGCGAGTTCGTCGGCCGCTTCCTGGTCGGCTACCTCGGCATGAAGCACCTGGTGGCGGGCCACGACGTGCACCTCGGCGCCGGCCGCGAAGGCAACGCGCAGACACTCGAAGCCCTCGGGCAGGAACTCGGCTTCTCGCTCGAGGTGTTCCCCGCCGTGAAGGCCGACGGCCAGGTGGTCAGCAGCTCCGCCATCCGCCGCGCCGTCACCGCCGGCGACATGAAGGTGGCCGCCGCCATGCTCGGCCGCCCGTACGCCCTGTGGGGCGAGGTCACGCCGGGCGATCGCCGCGGCCGTGAAATCGGTTACCCCACGGCCAACCTGGTGCCCCTCGACGCGCTGAAACTGCTGCCGCAGACCGGCGTCTACGCCGTGCGCGTGCAGGTGCCCGGCGACTGCGCCCCCGCCGGCGGTCCCGGCCAGCTGGCCCGCGTGACCGAGTCGCTGCCCGAGGTCGACCGCAACGGCGAACTGCTGAGCGCCGCCCCCGGCGACTGGGCCGTGTTCGGCGGCATGCTCAACTACGGCTTTGTTCCCACCTTCCACGGCGGCGGCCTGCCGCAGCCGCGCATCGAGGCCAACATCTTCGGCTTCGACGGCAACCTGCGCGGCCGCAACGTGAAGGTGGAGTGGATCGAACGACTGCGCGGCGAAGCGACGTTCGCGGGCGTGGACGCCCTGACCACGCAACTGGCGAAGGACGGGACTGCGGCGCGCAGGGTGCTGGGGTTGGCGTGA